The proteins below are encoded in one region of Silene latifolia isolate original U9 population chromosome 2, ASM4854445v1, whole genome shotgun sequence:
- the LOC141632582 gene encoding axial regulator YABBY 4 encodes MATSISHLLDVQEQICYVQCTFCTTMLLVSVPYSSMSMVVTVRCGHCTGLLSVNMLKASFVPLHLFSSLDQDQLKQQEQEDASSRVVVADKHNNNTMSPMVAVSDEDNSTDDDNEDEGGMALDQIVNKPPEKKTRAPSAYNRFIKEEIKRLKARNPTMNHKEAFSTAAKNWAHFPSVQHDEVDDEDISSGDDEISNAT; translated from the exons ATGGCAACATCAATTAGCCATCTATTAGATGTTCAAGAACAAATATGTTATGTACAATGCACTTTTTGCACCACCATGCTACTG GTAAGTGTACCATACAGCAGCATGTCAATGGTAGTGACAGTAAGATGCGGTCACTGCACCGGTCTTCTCTCGGTCAATATGTTGAAAGCCTCATTTGTTCCCTTACATCTTTTTTCTTCCCTTGATCAAGATCAG CTAAAGCAGCAAGAGCAAGAGGATGCATCATCAAGGGTAGTAGTGGCAGATaaacacaacaataatacaatGTCGCCCATGGTAGCGGTTTCTGACGAAGATAATAGCACAGATGATGACAATGAAGATGAAGGAGGAATGGCTTTGGATCAAATTGTGAATAAAC CTCCAGAGAAGAAAACCAGGGCTCCATCCGCTTACAACCGATTTATCAA AGAAGAAATCAAAAGGCTGAAAGCTAGGAATCCAACGATGAATCACAAAGAAGCATTTAGCACTGCTGCCAAAAAT TGGGCTCATTTCCCGTCAGTCCAACATGATGAAGTTGATGATGAAGACATTAGTAGTGGCGACGACGAAATCAGCAATGcaacataa
- the LOC141644291 gene encoding F-box/kelch-repeat protein At1g23390, whose protein sequence is MRTIEVQDVNVVKEGEESPIHGDLLEVVMSNVPLIDLVSACRVSKSWCYAVLSSLFHLKKLKPWVVIHTESTNSVSKRMTHAYDPRSNTWVEIINSPLNHFGTSTLCSSGSSTLVYKFSNKELTFSSDPFHQNWTRISPPTVWRVDPIVTQVGRHIIVAGGVMYFEEDPLSVEMYDMDTSQWSTCQSIPDILKDSSTSTWLSIASNQTNLYVTQKASGLTYSFTPHANTWSGPYDLNPDPRVFFSAIGFVGDDLILAGLIGHAENVKSLKLWKINPELAEFNEIAEIPAELLEELKGESWNFSSISLLASNDFIYIYKNSDSKVIIYCEYVDGVWKWGSVKNMVWDETRIKDRMVMSCTRVGISDLHKAMNSGKCRFSVKT, encoded by the coding sequence ATGAGAACTATCGAGGTTCAAGATGTAAATGTCGTCAAGGAAGGAGAAGAATCTCCGATCCATGGAGACTTATTGGAGGTCGTTATGTCTAACGTGCCTCTAATCGACTTAGTAAGTGCGTGTCGTGTGTCCAAATCATGGTGTTACGCGGTTTTATCTTCCCTTTTTCATTTGAAAAAACTTAAACCATGGGTCGTAATCCATACCGAGAGTACGAACTCCGTATCCAAAAGAATGACCCATGCCTACGACCCACGGTCAAACACGTGGGTCGAGATCATCAATAGTCCATTGAATCATTTTGGGACCTCAACTCTTTGCTCCTCGGGTTCTTCAACTCTCGTTTATAAATTCTCTAATAAAGAGTTAACCTTCTCGTCTGACCCTTTCCATCAAAACTGGACTCGTATTTCCCCACCAACAGTATGGAGAGTGGATCCAATCGTAACCCAAGTTGGCCGCCACATCATTGTGGCCGGCGGGGTCATGTATTTCGAGGAAGATCCCTTATCCGTTGAGATGTACGACATGGATACATCTCAATGGTCCACTTGTCAATCAATCCCCGATATCCTTAAAGACTCCTCAACCTCCACGTGGCTATCCATAGCATCCAACCAAACCAATCTTTACGTGACACAAAAGGCATCCGGCCTCACATATTCGTTCACCCCACACGCCAATACATGGTCCGGACCCTACGATTTAAACCCCGATCCACGTGTATTTTTCTCGGCCATTGGATTCGTCGGTGATGATTTAATCTTAGCTGGCCTAATTGGTCACGCTGAAAACGTTAAATCATTAAAATTATGGAAAATTAATCCTGAATTAGCGGAATTTAACGAAATTGCTGAAATCCCAGCTGAATTACTAGAGGAATTAAAAGGGGAAAGTTGGAATTTTTCATCAATTTCATTATTAGCTAGTAATGattttatttacatttataaAAATTCAGATTCAAAAGTGATCATATATTGCGAATATGTCGATGGTGTATGGAAATGGGGTAGTGTTAAGAATATGGTGTGGGATGAGACAAGGATCAAAGATAGAATGGTGATGAGTTGCACAAGAGTTGGGATTTCTGATCTTCACAAGGCCATGAACTCTGGAAAATGCCGATTTTCGGTCAAAACATAG